AAAGTGCacacatggcaataataaaaactaaCCACATTAGTCGGCCAACTAAAACTACCAATTGATGAGGTTGATCTTTGGTTGAAAATGGCAGAGCTAGACATCCCATGGATCAGGGGCACTAAACCAACGACTTGATCTTGGTCCCACCTCCCTAGCACATACAGTAGTATAAAAGGAAAATGACCCCGCCCATTGAAAATTAACGATCTCATACGGGAGGCCGTGTCCTTCTCTAACACCCGATGCTAATAAGGTTCTAAAGGAGATGAACGTCGTTTACCATCGCCAGCCACCACATGGTGCCAACGGTAACCCTACTGCCATCTACATCTCCGCTGTCCACCCTGACACCCGCAGACATGGGTAATGGCCTGAGTTGAATCTGGTCAACATCCACTTCCACACTATTTATATGTTCCAGTCACGAGATTAAGATCATGTTCATGTTAATTCTAAAGATTTAATGCTAGCACAAATACATACCAAAATCTGGTGCAAATGAGTTGCAATTGCCCCAGATACATGTATGATCCAATTGACGAAATTCACAAGATTCTCGAAATGTACCCATTGGCTATTGAATTCTGGAATTCAATTTTTTGGTTCAAATTTTAAGGCTTTGAGAAAATGGATAAGTGGTAAGAAAATCATACATGCTGTCTTGAAATTTTTTAGCTCATCTCGGTTGGATGACTTATGTGATCctctttttgtcatgcatgtacttaCAGGTGGGGCCGATTCAtcagactacccacaatgggagtaacatagatgataacatcacgcttatctagacaaaatagatgatgtggcatgtaattaatgaagaaagagaggcatgtggtaacatagctagttacaataacatcacacatatgaaaaaaaaagatgagtctacaacctaataaatgaagtgatgcatgacacaacacatatgttactacccactgtggaggtagtaacatagactagtaacatatgcatgttactactctaagttactccccactgtgactaATCTCAGAACTCATCTCAACCGAATCAAATGATGGATTAGAGCTAACTGCAATGAATCACACCGATAAATGGTAATTTATGCAACAAACCTTTAGAACCAGTAGTTGGTCGTTTAGGGGATCTTCAACGCCCACCCTCAAACCACCCTCAACCATCCGGACCATACGAGACACGATCCGGACGTGTTTTGTCATTCAACGCGGTCCTACATTGGTCCGTTCAGAGACAAACTGAGGAAGGGGATTGCGGGCGTCCGAACCGTTGCCATGTCTGTGTCTAACTAATCTGGCAGCTGCCTGCATTTGGCGCAGAGCGGATGCGACCACGGCGAGCGGTGAAATATCTTTGCATTAGTATAACACATCAGTTAATGTTTCAAGTTTTTGACAGAACAACCAAGTTCAGATAGCCTCAGCCGCCCGCGGCATATCTCGTTCCATATTTCCGATGTCTGCTCTGCTCCAGTTCCATCGAATCCAGTCAcagatgtactccctccgatcctttttactctgcacattggattttTCGAAAGTCAAACTGTCAGCACACCGGGTAGCGCTTCATATGATCTGGCAACAGCGACAACAGGTGACGACACTATTCAATATCCGACAAGCAGAGAAGAAGCGGCAGAGTTCAAAACTTCTCGTGGGCCTGCGGTGCGGCCCACTCGGGTGAAGACGAAGCCCAAATGGCACGCCGGCCCGGAATGGCTGTACTTTAAATACCCTTGTAACATTCGGATGGATTGGCTTTGGACGGACGGCGGCTTCAGCCGATTGTAATAGCTGTAGTATAGAGGGAGGTTGGGAGGATAAACACGCCATCGAATTTTCCCCATTCCGCCATGAACCCTAGCTTCCACGCTTAGATTGATCGCGACTCttacacttggtatcagagccggaggTCCTGGCGCTTCCCCAGCATCATCACGAGACGCGGTGGCGAAATCGGCGGCGATGGAAAAGTTGTCGGAGGATGGGCGCGGTATCTACGAGTTTCTGCGGGCGGATCTCGCGATCGACCTCGACAAGCGCTTCCGCGACCAAGGTGCGGATCTCCTCAAGGCCATGGAGAAGCTGATCTCGACGAATACCTCGACCCTCGACGGCTTGCTCTCGTCGCGCGTGGATGGGGTCCGAGACGAGTTGTTGATGGAGATGGAGCAGCTCCGCGGCGACCAGTTGAAGGGGAGTACTCCTCCGCAAGAAGATCCGTCTCTGTCGCGTGTGGCTGGGAATGGTCGTGGCGGTGGCCCGACTGATTCCCTCGGCTTCGACAACGATTACCGGGGGAAGGCGCATAATACTTATGTCCCTCCTCCGGTCAGAGGTGCGCGCAAGTCCAATTTTTCGTTCCGTCCTTCTCTGGGTCGTGAGTCGAGTTCCTTTGATGCTGCTGATTCGTTTGCGTTTGGTGCTCGCCTGGAATTGCCGCGATTTGATGGTGCCAATCCGCGTCTGTGGCAAACGCGGTGTGAAGATCAGTTCAGGTTGTGGTGTACACCGGCTCACCGATGGATTTCTCTGGCAACAGCTCAATTTGAGGGTGCTGTTGCTCGTTGGTTGGAATCGATGCAACGTCGACAGCCGCATGCAAGTTGGTCTGAATTTTGCCAGAGTCTGCAGAACTGTTTTGGGCGTAATCAACATCAGACATTGCTCCGTCAGTTGTTCAGAATAGCTCAGACCTCAACTGTAGCAGATTATGTGGAACGCTTTGCTGATTTGTATGATCAACTATCTGCATATGAAGAGGCGCCCAATTCCCTGCACTATACAACTAGATTCCTGGATGGACTTAAACCTGGTGTCCGTGTCGCTGTAGCTCTACAGAAACCACGCGATTTGGATGCAGCGTATGATTTAGCGTTGTTGCATGAGGAGTTAGGTGAAGGCATTACTCCCATTAATCATGTCCCTGCTGCTAGATCAGGGCCAATGCCATTGCCATTGCCATCGTATAAACATCGCACTTCCGAAGACAAACGAAGTGTTGAAGTTCAGAAACCAAGTCAGACTAAAGATAAGTGGTCTGCCTTGAGGAATTATCGTAAGTCCAAGGGACTGTGCTTTGTTTGTGGTGAGAAATGGTCGAAGGATCATATATGCAAGTCGTCAGTCCAGTTGCACATAGTGCAGGAGCTTATTGATCACATTCAATCGGAAGAAACAATATCCACTGATAGCAGTATTCAGGACCAGATGTATGTATGTAGTATGCAATTGTCTGCTGCTACTGTAGGGAAACAATCTAATGTGCCCACTTTGCAGTTGTTGATTGAGTTGCAAGGCATGGAACTTGTCTTTCTTGTTGATTCAGGCAGTACGCATTCTTTCATTGACAGCAgcttgcaacacaaattgacaaaTGTTCAAACACATGAACCTGTGACAGTATCTGTAGCTGGAGGAGGTACATTGCGATGCGATTCTGTTTTAAAATCCTGCTCCTGGAGTTGTGGTCAGGTGGAATTTGCTACTAGTTTTCGATTACTTCCCCTAGCCAGTTATGATGGAATTATAGGCCTGGATTGGCTTGCTCAGCACAGTCCTATGCAGGTTGATTGGGTTCAAAAGTGGATGTCCTTTTACTATCAAGGAGATACAGTTACATTGCAAGGGCTGTTACCTGACGATGTAGCAGTTACAGTGTTTTCTGTCTCTCTGATCAGACCTGTGGAACAGAAAGTTGTTCAGCCAGAGTTGCAAGTTTTGCTAGATAAGCATGCTGTAGTGTTTGAAAATCCAACTACACTACCTCCTAGAAGACTTAAGGATCACACTATTCCATTGATTCCTGGAGCCAGACCAGTGTCTGTTAGGCCCTACAGGATTGCTCCATATCTGAAAGATGAGTTGGAAAAACAGATTAAAGAGCTGCTGGATTCAGGGATGATTAGGCATAGTAACAGTGCTTTTTCTTCTCCTGTGTTGTTAGttaaaaagaaagaagaaggaacTTGGAGGATGGTAGTTGATTATAGACAACTCAATGCTATCACCGAAAAAGGGAAATATCCAGTGCCTGTAATAGATGAACTTTTGGATGAACTTGCAGGAGCCTGTTGGTTTTCTAAGCTGGACTTGAAAGGTGGATATTATCAGATCAGATTAGCACCAGGAGAGGAATATAAGACTGCATTTCAAACTCATAATGGACATTATGAATTTACTGTGATGGGCATGGGTTTGACAGGAGCACCTGGATCATTTCAAGGGCAAATGAATTTTGATCTGTCTCCAGTCTTGAGGAAGTTTGccttggttttctttgatgatattctgatatTCAGTAAGACATTGGAAGAACACTGGAAACATTTGGATGAGGTGCTATCTATTTTGCATAAGGAGCAGTGGAAGGTTAAGATGTCTAAATGTGACTTTGCTCAGCCCAAGATAGCATATCTAGGGCATGTTATTTCTGCAAAGGGGTTTCCACTGACCCTGATAAGATAGTGGTTGTTCAGCAATGACCTACTCCAAAAAATGTGAAGGAAGTGAGGGGTTTTCTTGGTTTGAGTGGTTATTATAGAAAATTCATTAAACATTATGGGATTATTGCAAGGCCTTTAACTAATTTGCTTAAGAACGGAGTTCCTTTTGTATGGACCAGTGTTACAGAGGAGGCTTTTGTCACACTTAAGCATGCTCTAGTGTCCGCTCCTGTATTGGCCTTACCAGATTTTAGTAAGCCCTTTATGATTGAGACTGATGCTTGTGAATATGGTATTGGTGTAGTGCTGATGCAACAGGGACACCCACTGGCATTTGTTAGTAAAACTTTGGGACCCAAGAATAGGGCCCTGTCAGTATATGAGAAAGAATATTTGGCTATTTTATTGGCAGTGGATAAgtggaggccttatttgcaagttcAGCAGTTCACTATTAAAACTAATCAAAGAAGTTTGGCTCATTTGCAGGATCAAAGATTGCATACAATCTGGCAGCAGAAGTGTCTTACTAAACTTCTTGGATTGCATTATCAGATTCAGTACAAATAAGGTACAGCAAATAGTGCAGCCGATGCTCTGTCCAGGAGACCTCATGATGGTTCTCAGTTGTTTTCCATTTCCAGTAGCCAACCCACATGGTTAGTTGAAATTATTGACAGTTATAAACATGATGAACGAGCCCTGACAATTATGCAACAACTAGCTGTGCAACCAGCTTCTAAGCCACCCTACAGTTTGGTTAATGGTATTCTGAAATATAAGCAGAGTATTTGGGTTGGCCCTGTTCCTGCATTACATCAGAAAATTTTCTCTGCTTTTCATGATAGCCCTTTGGGGGTCATTCAGGTTTTCCAGTGACATACAAAAGGACTCATGCTCTGTTCACTTGGTCTGGAATGAAGAAGTTCATCTTAACACAGGTGCAGTCTTGTGTGATATGTCAGAAAGCTAAACCTGAAAGAGTTCCTTATCATGGCTTGTTATCTCCCTTGCCAGTTCCACATAAAGCCTGGGATACTGTGTCTATGGATTTTATTAATGGTCTTCCCCAGTCATCTCAGTACAACTGCATTTTAGTGGTGATTGACAAATTTTCTAAATATGGTCATTTTATTCCACTCAAACACCCTTTCAATGCTCAGAAGGTGGCTGAGGTGTTCTTGGATAATGTTTACAAGTTGCATGGTCTGCCTAGTGTGATCATATCTGATAGAGATCCACTTTTTACTAGTCAATTCAGGAAATTGTTAGTTGCAAAAACAGGGACTCAATTGAATATGAGTACAGCAAATCATCCTGAAACAGATGAgcagactgagcgagtaaatcagcAAGTGGAGTGTTATTTGAGATGTTTTATCAGTGCTCAACCACACAAATGGAGTAAATGGTTGCCTTTGTGTGAATTCTGGTACAATTCCAATTGGCACTCTGCTTTGGGGAAATCTCCTTTTGAAATCTTGTATGGGTATACTCCCAGATATTTTGGCATCTCTGCAACTGATACAATTGCTCCATTGGAAATGCAAGATTGGTTGCAATCTCGCCAAGCAGTCACAGAAACAGCTCGACAACACTTGTTAAGGGCACAGCAACGTATGAAAATCAGGCTAACAAGAAGAGAACTGAACGGGTTTTTGCAGTAGGGGATCGTGTCTTTCTCAAGCTGCAACCCTATGCTCAGTTGTCATTATATTCCAGGGCAAATCAAAAACTGGCCTTCAAGTATTGTGGTCCTTTTCCAATCCTGGAGCGCATTGGAGAGCGAGCTTATCGATTGGATCTTCCTAATAACAGCAGCCTACACCCTGTCTTTCATGTTTCTCAGCTCAAGAAGTTTTTACCTCGAGAGACGATTCCCAGTCGCACATTGCCTACAGTCAGGGCAGCTATACAAGTCCCTCTCAGTATACTGCAGAAGCGAGTGCGATCTCAAGGTAAAAAGACTGTTGCCCAAGGGCTAGTTCACTAGTCTGAATCTTCTCCTGCAGATGCTACTTGGGAGGATTTGGAGCATTTGAAGCAGCAGTTTCCCCGTGCTCCGGCTTGGGGTCAAGCCGGCTCTCAAGGAGGGAGGAATGTCAGCACACCGGGTAGCGCTTCAAATGATCTGGCAACAGCGACAACAGGTGACGACACTATTCATCATCCGACAAGCAGAGAAGAAGCGGCAGAGTTCAAAACTTCTCGTGGGCCTGCGGTGCGGCCCACTCGGGTGAAGACGAAGCCCAAATGGCACGCCGGCCCGGAATGGCTGTAGTTTAAATACCCTTGTAACGTTCGGATGGATTGGCTTTGGACGGACGGCGGCTTCGGCCGATTGTAATAGCTGTAGTACAGAGGGAGGTTGGGAGGATAAACACGCCATCGAATTTTCCCCATTCCGCCATGAACCCTAGCTTCCACGCTTAGATCGATCGCGACTCTTAcacaaactttgctaagtttgaccaaatttatattagaaattattagcatctataatatctaataaatataatatgaaaatatattccaagatgaatctaatgatattggtgttgttatatgtgaatgtctataattttttatataaatttgatcaaagttGGATGAAATTGACTtcgaacaaacctaatatgcagagtaaaaaggaccggagtgAGTACTACAGTATATTGAAGCCACAATGTGTGCCGCAGTTCACTCGTCGCCGGACACGTAACCGACACTTAAACCAGGTTGTCAACTTCTCGCATCTTTGCCCATCTTGCGTCGCCATTAAGCTGTGACTGAACTGTGAACCCTCCAACATTTTCAATGCCTAGGTCTTCACTGAACGAGCAGCCAGCCCGTGACTGAGCTTGTTTACATCCTCCAAGAATTTAAAGGCGTCGCCGAGCTCGATGCGATCGATCCGGCGGCATCGATCCTCATGTGGTTGACCCCGGTAATCCTGCGGCACCTTCTCAGTCGAGTCTGCACTGCATATATCCTTCACTTGACCGTGGCTGGCCCCGCACACTACAGTCACTCACTTCACTCGCCAGGAGCCATGGCCTTGGCTAGGGAGCGCCTCCTAGCCAGCCTATCGGCTCTTGCGCTGATGATCGCCGCCTGGGCCTCTCCGGTTGCCGGTGGTCACCCGGCGGACCAGCTGCAGATACTGTGGGGGCAGACGAAGGTGCTCAGCGACGGCAACGGCGACCAGACCATCGCGCTGATGCTGGACCACGCCATGGGGTCGGCTTTCAAGTCCAAGACCTCCTACCTCTTTGCCCGGATCGACGTGGACATCAAGCTCATCCCCAGGAACTCCGCCGGCACCGTCACCACCATATATGTAAGTGAGATCATGCCATGTCCATCGTCTCGTCATCCATGCACGGCATGCACGAGTTCCTGGCAAAGTAATGGTACATATGCTGTGTGCTGTGGTGCAGATGATCTCGGAGAAGGACTGGAAGACCCACGACGAGATCGACCTCGAGTTCCTGGGCAACGCCACCGGCCAGCCCTACACCCTGCACACCAACATCTTCGCCAACGGCGAGGGCGGCAGGGAGGTGCAGTACCGCCTCTGGTTCGACCCCACCAAGGACTTCCACACCTACTCCATCGTCTGGAACACAGACGAGATCCTGTAAGCCTCGCCTTATTCTACACACCAGTACTCTGTTGGACATGTCTGAAACTCTGAATGCTTTCAAGTTTCCATGGCATTTACTGTATGTTGCTGAAGGCATTGTCGGGGTGGTCTGCAGGATCCTGGTGGACGGCGTGCCGATCCGGCAGTTCAAGAACCACTGGGACGCCGGGGTGCCCTTCCCGGTGTACCAGCCGATGCGGCTGTTCGGGTGCCTGTGGGACGCAGACGACTGGGCCACGCAGGGCGGGCGCGTCAAGACCGACTGGTCGCAGGCGCCGTTCGTCGCCTACTTCCGGAACTACACCGCCTCCGGGTGCGCCCCGAGCGCCGGCGGCTCGTGGGCTTGCGGCCCGGACCCCTCCGGCTCCGGCGGCAGCAGCGGCTGGATGGACCGGGCACGGGGAGGAGGGCGGCTGGACGACGAcgtgaagcagcagcagcagctgaggGAGGTGCAGGGCAAGTACATGATCTACAACTACTGCACCGACGAAAAGAGGTTCCCCAATGGCTTCCCGAAGGAGTGTGGGCTCGCTTAGGCATTATTGTTACTACGTACTAGGATGAGATCGATAGAAGTGATTGTGATGATGGAGCTGGGTGGGAGTTGTGCGTCTTGGCAATAACATTATTTCATTCTTCTTTTGGCTATTTATGAACGGCAATTCTTCTTTTCTTCCtggagaaagaaaaacaaaaacaaaagaaatagcAACCGTTTCTGGTCATGTGTAATACGATGCAGagatttgttaattatatatactGATTCCGTGAAGATTAAAGAGTGGACACGTACCAACGCATGGTCATGAGTGTAAGCACGGTAGCACAGAGCAGTTTTCCCATAGAAACAAGTAAACAAAATTCTACACCGATCGGGTAAAGACGCCGCTACCTGGCTAGCTAGTAGTACGATGCTTCCGAGTTCCGAGGCTAGTGTGATAATTTATCCAAGCGAAGGTTCTAAAGATGCCGCGATCTAGCTTAGCTAGCACGATTCTTCGGAGCTCAATGTGGTACTCCCTCCGGTCTCAAACGGTATCTAGCATTGAGATATGCCTAACTACATCCAGATAACTAATGTAGATTGAAGGGAGTAAAATTATTAGAGCAAAATCCAAGTGAAATCTTAGAGGGGCCCTCGCGTTCGTGCTGGGTGGTGGCTTCAGTACCTCGGCAATGGCTAAGAAGAACGGAGCAGGACAGGCCTTGGCAAGGATTGCCATTCGTCTCGGATGACATAGCTACACATATCTTTGACAGCTTGGTGAATGTTAAGTTGGGAGATGGCAAAAAGGTGTTGTTCTGCCGTGACCGATGgactattttttttttgtttttgaaaaaaaaaacatgttAATGTCGCAAAATATCAATTACATCTAGCCTCTGCATGACAAGCGACATCCAAAATGCACACAGTCAAAGAAAACATCTAGAATGCACACAgtcaaagaaaaaaatagaaaagaaagaaaaaaaacaaaggtcCTGCCACATGATCAACTTTCTCAGCAACTAGACGCAAACCATCACCAAATACAATACCCGAAAAATATAAAAGGTCTTCAAAAACAACGCCTCAAAAAAACAGTGCACAAGCACCATCTTTGCTGGATCTAAGATCTTAGATTTTCACTCTAAAGAAGTCCGAGCTCTCAAAACAATTCCTTCAACAAGGCAATTGGCAGGTACAACCAATGAAGGTCATACCTCACGTTTTCACCCTGAAGGTCATGGATCGACAACCGAGGAGCACCACTAAAAATGAATTCATATAGTGTTGCCGCCCTCACTTGACACTGTTGCTCCTGAGAGTTATCAAACACCTGGCTGACTCCATCGTCTGGAAGGATCCGTCCGCCTAACTGATCATCCGATCTCGGCCACCATGACCTTCTCCACAACTGTCTACACCATAGAAATCGAGAAGCCAACATGTCTCATGGTGTCAACAAATAATAGAGGTTCGCGCCACGCCGTCGTGGAACCTTGTAGGCTGATATGACGTGCACGACCGAATTCTATCAGATCCAAATATCTTGAGAAgtgataggtgggaacccgatgaacgagttcacacccgagggtggcccgatcttcacgtcgtagaatcgaatcgggagggataactagctgccAGCAGTCGGGAtactagctttatacctgccaaggttggatgcaacccgtacgtcGGGGAAGGCTGGCCGAAACTATAAGAACTCCAAGccgctgtccgaacaatcgcagaaccacaaatcaggactaatccacacaaaacggtTGGAACCGTAGAGCGcgaactagggggaaccagaggcttCTTCTAGCGAATctgaatgaactcacaagagcaaaggtagcaagatctcttggatctctctagcagtcttgctgcataagcttgtagctgaatggtttgacaaaaggttttttCTAGAGGATGGGgaagatggggttttatagcagggac
The window above is part of the Triticum aestivum cultivar Chinese Spring chromosome 2A, IWGSC CS RefSeq v2.1, whole genome shotgun sequence genome. Proteins encoded here:
- the LOC123185966 gene encoding probable xyloglucan endotransglucosylase/hydrolase protein 25, whose translation is MALARERLLASLSALALMIAAWASPVAGGHPADQLQILWGQTKVLSDGNGDQTIALMLDHAMGSAFKSKTSYLFARIDVDIKLIPRNSAGTVTTIYMISEKDWKTHDEIDLEFLGNATGQPYTLHTNIFANGEGGREVQYRLWFDPTKDFHTYSIVWNTDEILILVDGVPIRQFKNHWDAGVPFPVYQPMRLFGCLWDADDWATQGGRVKTDWSQAPFVAYFRNYTASGCAPSAGGSWACGPDPSGSGGSSGWMDRARGGGRLDDDVKQQQQLREVQGKYMIYNYCTDEKRFPNGFPKECGLA